The Aquila chrysaetos chrysaetos unplaced genomic scaffold, bAquChr1.4, whole genome shotgun sequence genome has a segment encoding these proteins:
- the LOC115338090 gene encoding uncharacterized protein LOC115338090 isoform X1, which yields MPRRKEVPALGSLCLQSLVQHMQSIWVKDYSDNYLDEYQFRFVMGPFNDLAGSLVQDLIRLLGESRRLTRAALHLLLLPHLRELSLRPCSGLASNAIGQLIALRCKQSLSSLDLHGCSRLSADILVDLAEGLPQLSRLGLAETQANVQVLSAVGSCCRRLQELDVSHCKKVSPRALQHLAYDPLAQSLCCPVLRILLARGLEPTEDGSMVAALAFLLLALPCLKFLAHGAVPDALRLLHGRQLDGMGDTEGFPSLEELGRWRGAAPGGPWLTLPLRQVEEVEEPALAAIHAVCPQAEEVSVWLGDGPGPAVSWELLGWGRLARLTLGCAGRQGRVLAEVLPLAQRLGPRLQTLALHGFCCQDELSLAALLASCPGLQAFSAELHAPPDTDPDRETLAEPPHWDTDLLPHGLPQLQSFSLALAGTTSIFSAQHGLALRATLASLLCHAPRLQTLRLLGVPFPLDSVFETVLVAPGPPLLELQELSLAESRVSSQTVWLLLASEGRLCRLDLSRCQDIHRRDYDSFLQAVRKQRLDLDIAWE from the exons atgcccaggaggaaggaggtgcCGGCGCTGGGCAGCCTTTGCCTGCAGAGCCTGGTCCAGCACATGCAGAGCATCTGGGTGAAGGACTACAGCGACAACTACCTGGATGAGTACCAGTTCCGCTTCGTCATGGGGCCCTTTAACGACCTGG CTGGCAGTTTGGTGCAGGACCTGATCCGGCTGCTGGGCGAGAGCCGGCGCCTGACGCGGGCGGCACtccacctgctcctgctgccccaccTGCGGGAGCTGAGCCTGCGCCCTTGCTCTGGTCTCGCCAGCAACGCCATCGGCCAGCTCATCGCCCTGCGCTGCAAG CAGAGCCTCAGCTCTCTGGACCTGCACGGCTGCAGCCGACTGTCGGCAGACATCCTGGTGGACCTGGCGGAGGGGCTGCCACAGCTGAGCCGCCTGGGGCTGGCGGAGACACAGGCCAACGTCCAGGTGCTCTCGGCCGTTGGCTCCTGCTGCCGGCGCCTGCAGGAGCTGGACGTGTCCCACTGCAAGAAGGTGTCCCCGCGTGCCCTGCAGCACCTGGCCTACGACCCGCTGGCACAGTCCCTCTGCTGCCCCGTGCTCCGCATCCTGCTGGCCCGCGGCCTGGAGCCCACGGAGGATGGCAGCATGGTGGCGGCGCTGgccttcctgctgctggccctgccGTGCCTGAAGTTCCTAGCCCACGGCGCCGTGCCGGACGCCCTTCGCCTCCTCCACGGTCGGCAGCTGGACGGTATGGGGGACACCGAGGGCTTCCCCTcgctggaggagctggggcgGTGGCGAGGGGCTGCCCCAGGGGGGCCCTGGCTCACCCTGCCCCTGCGGCaggtggaggaggtggaggagcccGCCCTGGCTGCCATCCATGCCGTCTGTCCCCAGGCCGAAGAGGTCAGCGTGTGGCTCGGGGACGGCCCGGGCCCGGCAgtcagctgggagctgctgggctggggccgCCTGGCCCGGCTGACCCTGGGCTGTGCCGGGCGGCAGGGCCGGGTGctggcagaggtgctgccaCTGGCACAGAGGCTGGGCCCCCGCCTGCAGACCCTGGCCCTGCACGGCTTCTGCTGCCAGGACGAGCTCTCCTTGGCCGCCCTCCTCgccagctgccctggcctgCAGGCCTTCAGCGCTGAGCTGCATGCCCCGCCAGACACTGACCCTGACAGGGAGACCCTGGCCGAGCCACCCCACTGGGACACTGACCTGCTGCCCCACGGCCTCCCCCAGCTCCAGAGCTTCTCCCTAGCCCTGGCTGGCACCACCAGCATCTTCTCGGCCCAGCACGGGCTGGCGCTGCGTGCCACGCTAGCCTCACTGCTGTGCCATGCCCCGCGCCTACAGACCCTCCGCCTGCTCGGTGTCCCCTTCCCGCTGGACTCGGTGTTCGAGACGGTGCTGGTGGCACCGGGGCCGCCCCTGCTCGAGCTGCAGGAGCTCTCGCTGGCCGAGAGCCGGGTGTCCAGCCAGACtgtgtggctgctgctggcctcTGAGGGCCGCCTGTGCCGCCTGGACCTGTCCCGCTGCCAGGACATCCACCGGCGGGACTACGACAGCTTCCTGCAGGCGGTGCGGAAACAGCGGCTGGATCTGGACATCGCCTGGGAGTAG
- the LOC115338095 gene encoding retinol dehydrogenase 12-like — MELPSACSHPCWFLLTLLLGLLLWARRRRAWDPRKCPTDLTGKTVIVTGANSGIGKRVALDLARRNARTILACRSRERGQAAAEEIRAATGNPAVLLRLLDTGSLASVRAFAQAVLREEKRLDVLVNNAGLTGLPFTITPEGLEQTFATNYLGPFLLTNLLLDLLKASAPARVVNVSSFRHSAGTANGRYLTGQERPGGFDAAYNSTKLMNVLFTAELARRLQGTGVIANALSPGVVSTSIMRHFSWAVRVLFALIRPFIKSAEQGAVSTIYCAVSEEVSGITGKYFDSNCRLALPSMAARDAGLAHKLWEESERLTGLTDGPQH; from the exons ATGGAGCTGCCGAGTGCCTGCAGCCACCCGTGCTGGTTCCTGCTCACgctgctcctggggctgctcctCTGGGCCAGGAGGAGACGCGCCTGGGACCCCCGCAAGTGTCCCACCGACCTGACTGGCAAGACGGTGATTGTCACCGGAGCCAACAGCG GGATCGGCAAGCGCGTGGCTCTGGACCTGGCCCGCAGGAACGCCCGCACCATCCTGGCGTGCCGGAGCAGGGAGCGGGGCCAGGCAGCAGCGGAGGAGATCCGGGCGGCCACCGGCAACCCCGCAgtgctgctgcggctgctggACACCGGATCGCTGGCCTCCGTGCGCGCCTTTGCCCAGGCTGTGCTGCGGGAGGAGAAGCGGCTGGACGTGCTGGTGAACAACGCCGGCCTCACCG GGCTGCCCTTCACCATTACGCcggaggggctggagcagacCTTCGCCACCAACTACCTGGGACCGTTCCTGCTCACCAACCTGCTGCTGG ACCTCCTGAAGGCGTCAGCGCCCGCCCGTGTCGTCAACGTCTCGTCCTTCCGGCACAGCGCGGGCACCGCCAACGGCCGCTACCTCACCGGGCAGGAGCGGCCTGGCGGCTTCGATGCCGCCTACAACAGCACCAAGCTGATGAACGTCCTCTTCACCGCCGAGCTGGCGCGGCGCCTGCAGGGCAcag GGGTGATCGCCAACGCCCTGAGCCCCGGCGTGGTGAGCACCAGCATCATGCGCCACTTCAGCTGGGCCGTCCGGGTGCTCTTCGCCCTCATCCGCCCCTTCATAAAG TCGGCAGAGCAGGGGGCCGTCAGCACCATTTACTGCGCCGTCTCGGAGGAGGTCTCGGGCATCACGGGCAAGTACTTCGACAGCAACTGCAGGCTGGCGCTGCCCTCCATGGCCGCCCGTGACGCCGGCCTCGCTCACAAGCTCTGGGAAGAGTCGGAGCGGCTGACGGGGCTCACCGATGGCCCCCAGCACTGA
- the LOC115338090 gene encoding uncharacterized protein LOC115338090 isoform X2 yields the protein MPRRKEVPALGSLCLQSLVQHMQSIWVKDYSDNYLDEYQFRFVMGPFNDLAGSLVQDLIRLLGESRRLTRAALHLLLLPHLRELSLRPCSGLASNAIGQLIALRCKSLSSLDLHGCSRLSADILVDLAEGLPQLSRLGLAETQANVQVLSAVGSCCRRLQELDVSHCKKVSPRALQHLAYDPLAQSLCCPVLRILLARGLEPTEDGSMVAALAFLLLALPCLKFLAHGAVPDALRLLHGRQLDGMGDTEGFPSLEELGRWRGAAPGGPWLTLPLRQVEEVEEPALAAIHAVCPQAEEVSVWLGDGPGPAVSWELLGWGRLARLTLGCAGRQGRVLAEVLPLAQRLGPRLQTLALHGFCCQDELSLAALLASCPGLQAFSAELHAPPDTDPDRETLAEPPHWDTDLLPHGLPQLQSFSLALAGTTSIFSAQHGLALRATLASLLCHAPRLQTLRLLGVPFPLDSVFETVLVAPGPPLLELQELSLAESRVSSQTVWLLLASEGRLCRLDLSRCQDIHRRDYDSFLQAVRKQRLDLDIAWE from the exons atgcccaggaggaaggaggtgcCGGCGCTGGGCAGCCTTTGCCTGCAGAGCCTGGTCCAGCACATGCAGAGCATCTGGGTGAAGGACTACAGCGACAACTACCTGGATGAGTACCAGTTCCGCTTCGTCATGGGGCCCTTTAACGACCTGG CTGGCAGTTTGGTGCAGGACCTGATCCGGCTGCTGGGCGAGAGCCGGCGCCTGACGCGGGCGGCACtccacctgctcctgctgccccaccTGCGGGAGCTGAGCCTGCGCCCTTGCTCTGGTCTCGCCAGCAACGCCATCGGCCAGCTCATCGCCCTGCGCTGCAAG AGCCTCAGCTCTCTGGACCTGCACGGCTGCAGCCGACTGTCGGCAGACATCCTGGTGGACCTGGCGGAGGGGCTGCCACAGCTGAGCCGCCTGGGGCTGGCGGAGACACAGGCCAACGTCCAGGTGCTCTCGGCCGTTGGCTCCTGCTGCCGGCGCCTGCAGGAGCTGGACGTGTCCCACTGCAAGAAGGTGTCCCCGCGTGCCCTGCAGCACCTGGCCTACGACCCGCTGGCACAGTCCCTCTGCTGCCCCGTGCTCCGCATCCTGCTGGCCCGCGGCCTGGAGCCCACGGAGGATGGCAGCATGGTGGCGGCGCTGgccttcctgctgctggccctgccGTGCCTGAAGTTCCTAGCCCACGGCGCCGTGCCGGACGCCCTTCGCCTCCTCCACGGTCGGCAGCTGGACGGTATGGGGGACACCGAGGGCTTCCCCTcgctggaggagctggggcgGTGGCGAGGGGCTGCCCCAGGGGGGCCCTGGCTCACCCTGCCCCTGCGGCaggtggaggaggtggaggagcccGCCCTGGCTGCCATCCATGCCGTCTGTCCCCAGGCCGAAGAGGTCAGCGTGTGGCTCGGGGACGGCCCGGGCCCGGCAgtcagctgggagctgctgggctggggccgCCTGGCCCGGCTGACCCTGGGCTGTGCCGGGCGGCAGGGCCGGGTGctggcagaggtgctgccaCTGGCACAGAGGCTGGGCCCCCGCCTGCAGACCCTGGCCCTGCACGGCTTCTGCTGCCAGGACGAGCTCTCCTTGGCCGCCCTCCTCgccagctgccctggcctgCAGGCCTTCAGCGCTGAGCTGCATGCCCCGCCAGACACTGACCCTGACAGGGAGACCCTGGCCGAGCCACCCCACTGGGACACTGACCTGCTGCCCCACGGCCTCCCCCAGCTCCAGAGCTTCTCCCTAGCCCTGGCTGGCACCACCAGCATCTTCTCGGCCCAGCACGGGCTGGCGCTGCGTGCCACGCTAGCCTCACTGCTGTGCCATGCCCCGCGCCTACAGACCCTCCGCCTGCTCGGTGTCCCCTTCCCGCTGGACTCGGTGTTCGAGACGGTGCTGGTGGCACCGGGGCCGCCCCTGCTCGAGCTGCAGGAGCTCTCGCTGGCCGAGAGCCGGGTGTCCAGCCAGACtgtgtggctgctgctggcctcTGAGGGCCGCCTGTGCCGCCTGGACCTGTCCCGCTGCCAGGACATCCACCGGCGGGACTACGACAGCTTCCTGCAGGCGGTGCGGAAACAGCGGCTGGATCTGGACATCGCCTGGGAGTAG